CGCGACGTCGAGCAGGTAGTCGCCGCGGCTGCCCTCCATAAGGCCCTCGCGGCGCAGCTCGCCTATCGCCGTCGAAACACTCACGCGTGTGCCCGAGACCATCGAAGCGAGCTCGGAATGCTTGAGCTCGGTCTCGAGCCTGACCCAGCCGTCCTGGGCGGGCTGGCCGAAGCGCCTCGCCTGCTCGAGGAGGACCTTCGTCAGCCGCGTCTTGATGGGCGAGTAGTAGTCGCTCAGCTGAGAACGGCAGTAGGCGAGCTGGCTCGCCATGATCTCGGTAAAGGTGAGGACGGTGTGCGGCGAGTGCAGGGCGACGGTGCGAAACTGCTCGCGCGTCACCGGGCAGGTGACGGTCTCGGTCAAGGCCACGGCGTCCCCCTGGTAGAGAGCGCTCTCGGCGACAAAGGTGCTGCCGATGAAGTCCTGCGCGCCGCAGACGACCAGGATGCGCTCGTGGCCGCTGGCCGTCGGCACGGTCAGCTTGACCTGACCGCGGACGACGATGTGCAGGGCCGTCGCCGGATCGCCCGCGCGGAAGAGGCACTCGCCCTTGCTGTAGCGGCGCTCGGGGCAGATGCGCATGAAGAGCATCATGTCCTCGTCGGTCATGCGCCGCAGCCAGCCGGTGTTTTGGAGATACCAGGGTCTGTCCATCGCTGTTACTCTTCCATTCTGCACGGCTTTGAGCGGGGGCCATGTAGCGCGCGCGGACACGCTTGATCTCTTCCGGCAACTCTCGAGCTTGGTCGTCTATTTGACAGACATTTGTAACCCGAAACCACAAAATGGGAGGCAGCTTATCAAGGAGGTAGTAACAGTGAGAAAGCGATTAGCGTGGCTCGCCGGTATCGTCATCACGAGTTTGACCCTTACCGTGGTGGCCTCTGACCTCGACCTGCCCTCGGAGATCGCCGACTACTACACCTGGAACCGCGCCAATGTCGACAAGTCCTTTATCGACTCCGCCCACCCCGAGATGAAAGACGTCTACTTTAACGCCGCCGCGGCCGAAGGCTTTGAGGACGGCACCTTCACCGTCCCCCACGCCGAAGGCAGCCTTTTCGTCAAGGAGAGCACCGACCCCGAGACGCTGATGGTCAGCGTCCTCACCGTCATGCGCAAGAGCGAAGGCGCCAACCCCGATCACGGCGACTGGGAGTGGGGTATGTGGGG
The sequence above is a segment of the Deinococcota bacterium genome. Coding sequences within it:
- a CDS encoding Crp/Fnr family transcriptional regulator, with the protein product MDRPWYLQNTGWLRRMTDEDMMLFMRICPERRYSKGECLFRAGDPATALHIVVRGQVKLTVPTASGHERILVVCGAQDFIGSTFVAESALYQGDAVALTETVTCPVTREQFRTVALHSPHTVLTFTEIMASQLAYCRSQLSDYYSPIKTRLTKVLLEQARRFGQPAQDGWVRLETELKHSELASMVSGTRVSVSTAIGELRREGLMEGSRGDYLLDVAGLEAGLEA